The sequence tagtaagttcagatatctctgacttagccaaataaacataaaacttctgagtacgcagcggaatatgattctgattacatgtatgaagacatgtaaccctagagttctttaatacataataagacaaaagaatcccgctcatcacttcatcaacatcggcagctgctcaacctgcacatttagaaatatatgcagggcttgagtacaaaagtactcagtgggcacgtatgcctaagtataaaaatacatgcttcaaaactgtaaattgtcatgccataataaacagtacagcaagggagtttttcgctaaaaggcccaagcttactaaattcatttgtgattcttaaagttcgactgcagtctaagttctcttgtaatctatcatatctggaactttgtgccggagaggtggccacctctcacggtcacttgaccggccaacccgctagatgactcacggtcactggtgtacactagccctggcaggatagctatcaactgctcaagacccgaattcgattacatgataaaagtcacatcagatagatatcatactgaaatttaaatattttatggcaagacaatatttgaaataacttcaattaatttagtcatgaaataacttgcttgaacgtaatatttaaactcatttgatatatatgaaagtaatgcccacctgttagaaactttctgtggtacagtagctccttgactgattattaatctcgtgcttgacctttattatgagaatataaataagatactactcgaataaaatcctcaattaatgagaatgcgtaattaactatgcatgatccttatgcatgaattattattctgaaataataattagggaatttctattgttaatccaggctatcggatttaaacaaaagctaagtctcatctcatgaagccggataattaataaaaattaatccgttctatTAGgatgttctaatccgccaattaaataaatccatcTTTCTTGGTCGTTACTAAGAAATAACTAATTCAGCTTATTCGCTGAATAACCTCATAAATTactcgggcttaataaataggaataaataatgttataagattaaataattaaaaggcttaACATAagacagcctaataattaattaaatagaattggcttgaataattaacatgagaggcccaattgaaataattcatcggctcaagtaattaaataaatcttgtctcaataaataaataatttgattagctgggctcaattaaataaatcaaacgaggcccaacggaaataatataacagcccaattaaaataaaatagatgggctttaatttaaataaattcggcccaatgaaataatgtaataaaagcccatctgagtaaaataaataaggcccaactgcaATGATACAGTAGcccaaatatgtgaataattaaaggcccatataaataaattaagaggcccaatcagtaattaaaataggcccaatcttacaattaaaatcggcccatataaataaaataagaggcccaattcataattaaaatcggcccaattacaataaatacaacaaggcccaagaataaataaataatgaagcccaaagaaaaataaaggcccaaattttcggcccaactcaattaaaatagaagcccaatttaaaataaaagaaagaagcccaattaaaaaaatacactcggttctctctctttctaaacTCACGTTTCTCTCTTGGTTTTTCTTCAGATACattgtctctctctctttcaattcaatctctctcttcttctcaaaAATCATTCGACTCTCTTTCTTCAATGAGGGCTCGCCGCCGctgctccgaaatccggcgaggtCGACAGCCGCGCCAAGGTCCGACGCCTTCTCgcctctcttctttctctcgtTCTCAGCCCACCAAATCGGGCTCCATCGATTCAGCGCCGCCGTCTTCCGATTCAGAGCAGTCGCCGACTCCTCTCTAGTTTCCGTCGAGTTCCGTCAAGTAGCAAGGCTCTGCCTCTGTCGTTCACCATGGGTCGCCGTCACTGAGCAACCGGCGAGCACCGCCGCCGCGGCTCTCTCTCCGCTCACCACCAGATCCGCCTCTCACTCTGCTCCCTCGAATCTTCTCCGGTCGTGGCTGAGCAGCAGCTGATCGacccgtcatctttccctccgTCGACCAGCTCCGTGTTCAGCCGCCGTCCACCCCCCTTTTCTTACTCTAGATCGACGGCAGCAGCTAAGCCGTCTGCTGTTGTTGTCTCCGGAAAGCTCGCGAATGGCCGCTGCTGTCATCTGACTTCCgccgagccccgacgccgctgctgctactggaaggccggcttcgccgTGCCGCTGCACTCCAGAATCAGCGAGATTCGCCGCGCTGCTACTTCAGAATCGGCGAGAACCATCGCTGAGGTCGGGAGTCTTCTAcctttcaccgctcgacgccgtCGACGCTGCTGTCATCGCGAGTCGCTGCTGCGCACGAGTCCGGCGGCCTCTGCACGTCGCCGTGATTCACGGTTGGCGCTTGGATCCCCTTGAGCTGTCGCCCGATCATCACTTCTTGGCTCGACCGAACAGGCTGCGCCATTTCCCTAAAGTTAAGTAAAACTCGACCCTCTTTCTATCGGCTCTCAACGCAAATTAACTACAAGGCGTAATCTCTGTTGTTTGTATAAACTCAGTTCATGATTCTATTGAGCTCTAATATTTCTATAATTCGATTATGCAGTGGGTAAAACTAGCCATAGTGATTTGTTTCTATTTCGAAAGTCCTCATTGTCTGACTCATGAATAACACATAAAACTAACTTTGGTTGATTGCTATGTCCATTATGCAAAATATACTCATCTTCTACTCTGTATTCTTTATCCAAAGTGTGTTTGATGGATGATGCGTGAACTGGAATTGAAATAAGGGAGCTTAGTATTTACCTTGTAATGTGTTTGAACTGAGTTAAGTTGAGGAAttcgttgaaaaaaaaaatctgaaattgAATTGTATATTGTTCTTCTTAATAATTGTAGGCTAAACAAGAAGTTGAAAAGATTTGCTTCAAGGCTTACCTCTTCAAGGTACAgtttggagttggaggaaactctctctccctttctcagCTTCTTCTGCACGTTTTAGTGAGGGAAGAAGAGACTTGATGGCTGGAACAATTTGTGTTGCTGCATAATtgagtggtggggaaaatggtggtgaaagtggtggggaaaagtgATGATAATGGTGTGGAGGAGTTGGGGAACAAAAGTTGatggaagaaaaagaaataaaaaaaaaagtagagaagaattaatgatgtattttctctgtctcggtgattctgtaactgtaaagtggatcgcgtgctcatatttgcttgtactatttatttaaataaatcccgaTTTcaacatgtgatatctcgctaaaatcgataagttataaaatgaatctaaattaaatccgtagatttaattcgttcgttgttctgatatctaaattaaatccgcagatttaattaactcacgagtcggaaataatccacgacttgagtaaaaataaattctaattccatctcgcttaaataaataatgtgactttgctaagtcagttataattctgaaataatatcatgactgctttaacaatataaattcaggatcataagctgaatttatatcaggataaaaaccgttttcattcactgatgaacaaaaataaacactcactactggatttaaaatatataaaagagcgggtcactacatggAGCTCGAACCGaaagtattaattcatttctCAGGGGCAGGGATCTAGGGTTAATGCCAATCAACTGGAACAACTTCGTAAATATATGGACAATCGAAAGGATCCAATTCGAGCAAGTTTCCAATTCAAAAGCAAAACTTGTTGAAATTGATCCAAATTTTGCGATTCAACGTGTATCATACTAGAATCAACCGTCCATAGGATTCTTTgatagaaagaaataaaataaatagaaataaaggGTACTCCCGGGAACAGATCCAGTGGAGACGGGGTGGGGCCTGTAGCTCAGAGGATTAGAGCACGTGGCTACGAACCACGGTGTCGGGGGTTCGAATCCCTCCTCGCCCACAACCGGCCCAAAAGGGAAGTACCTCCCCCTCTGGGGGTAGGAAAATCATGATCGGGATAGCGGACCAAAAGCTATGGAACTTGGGTGTGGGTGTTCTTTTTTTTAGTACTTGCTTTTTTGTGCTTAGACATTTGTCTGACTTTATAGAGTTGAACAGAGACCTTTGATGATGCATTCAAATGGATGAAaataattgatgaatttgaggAGAAACATTTCGCGTTGAAGGCGGAGTATCGTTTACCATTTGTTTCAAGTCATGTTTTCTAATTCTAAGATATGTTGCATCGAAAATTATTAAGTTTGAAATTTGAGATTGTTTATATGGTTAAGTTCACGTACTATTATACTATGCTACTGTAgtttagagcatctccaatgctcGTTGCGAAGGAGGCGTCGACCCGGTGCTTCCTCAGCTGCGCCGCGTTGGAGAACCAGGGGGGGTCGAAGCCGATGCTTGGCAGAGACCTGGGGCGAAGAGGAGAAATGGTTGGTGCGTCCTCCGGACGCgccccatttaaaaaaaaaaatcgaaatttgcTTAAATCTGATGCTCGAAAATTTGAGATGCTCGAAAATTTGGGGAATAAATATGCAGAGAAACTAAACTTGAGATACTCAAAAATTTGGGGAAGAAAGAGATAGTGGGGCGGTGGGTGGGTTGAGTAAATAACCATTTTTAttgtttgttttcttattttggtttttaattattttaattttttcacaaGATGTTTagttattgtaatattttaattttaaaattttatattttattttaattgatgcaatattgaatatttaattttaataaaattttaaattttaaaataaaatttaaattatgtaatttttatttttattgtgatgttgaattttaattttaatgaaatttagaatttaaaaataaaagtgtgaatatgtgaattttgtggaaatgaagaTTTAAGACACTCTAAGACCTAATGCATTGgggaggggtgtgtcttagatggggaccaccatctaagaccccctctaagcaccaatgcattggagatgctcttattgTTATGATAGATTTATTTTCTACTTTAACCACAAAAAAGGCGTGCAGGATAATAAATGCCTTGGCTATTTACGACCTGCTCATAATCATATGATGATATTCTTCACATTTGATCTAATATTtaccatttttcttttctattcatGAATCATGGGAACTATTGTTTCTGGTAGTCATTTATGTACCATCAGATCAATATGTTAAATTGGGTGTCTCCATTGTGTGCAGGGTTTTGATGTTAGGCTGGTCGATGTGAATAGGACGTGTAAAGTTACAAAGGTAATATAGCCTCCTCATTTACGATTCAgtagccatttttttttaacaattatGACTGATAAACGAGACAGGGTGGACAAGTTATCAAATACACTGCAATGTTAGCTTGTGGGAACTACAATGGTGTTATTGGTTTTGCTAAAGCAAAGGCTCCTGCAGTTCCGCTTGCTCTTCAAAAGGTATCAGAACTATACATGCATTCAAATCCATACTGTCATGCTTCTTTATGCTGCACGTGTGTAAATTTGGCTTGAAAATTATATACTATTGTCTGAGAATGTGCAGTCAACTCTAAAAGGTATTATGCCACTGGATTGTCTGTTCAAATTCAAATCCATACTGTCATGCTTCTTTATGCTGCACGTGTGTAAATTTGGCTTGAAAATTATATACTATTGTCTGAGAATGTGCAGTCAACTCTAAAAGGTATTATGCCACTGGATTGTCTGTTCAAATAAGAAAACGTTTCAATATTTATAGAAACTCATCGCGGCATCTGCTATTTATAGTTTAATATGTTAATGGCCTATTGCCACAGGCATATGAGAAGTGCTTTCAGAATCTGCACTATGTAGAGCGGCATGAGGATCATACAATTGCACATGCAATTCAGACATCATATAAAAAGACTAAGGTATCGTCAAATTTCTAGTTGTATATCTTTGTTGATGGTTGAAATTGATAGAAAGCTGTTTTTCTTCTTTAGGGATTTTGGCCTGAAATTTTTAAGTGCTTGTAGGTGTATCTTTGGCCAGCTCCTACACAATCAGGGATGAAGGCAGGCAAAACTGTGGAGTTGATTCTTAACTTAGCTGGTTACAGAATGTGAAATCAAAGGTATGAAACTGGCTCGAGAGATATGTTCTTTTGTTTCCAACTTTGTCCTGATGGAAATACTCTTGTAGGTTGTTGGTTCAAGGAATCCCCACAACACTGTGAAGGCTCTCTTCAAGGCATTAAATGCGGTAAATgggaggaattatattatatacattatctacattgatattatatttcaCCATTGTTTATCTTTTTCTATTCCTCTTTCTTTTGCTcgtgttgggtatcttcgcctagccgaGGGTTCACCTCTTGGTTCCCGACCGTCCTGCTGCCTTCACTCGACACTCAAGTGCCAATTTCCTCTTCTAGTTCCTGTTAGTGCCTGCAAAACACAAAGAGAGCAAGCAAGAAAAGGGCAACAGGAGACCTAAAGAAAGAGAGATAAAAGAAAACAGAGGAAACTCGAGTTGGGAAAAAATTGTGGCctcgggacactttggctcagatttttcCCACAGTAGGCAAGGCTTCTTCCGGCAGCTTAATGATCCTCATGGAACAGGAGGGACAGATCAACACTCAGATCTCAATTGCACAGCCACCAGCAGCAGGAATCCGATGGACAGGATTCCGATGGCTTGCACACACTCAGAGTATCACCAAACAGGAATCCGATAGTCAGGAATCTGGCGATAACTCTCACAGCAGCGGGAAGACCTTGTTCACACACAGAAAGTGGAAGAATCACGAAGGAGTAGCAGAGCCTTCTTTCACAATCTCAGAAGATCTTCCCATTGCTGTGTGGAATTAGGACCAGATTATATAGTGATTTTGGTGAGGGGATATTGATGGGAGAAGCTTTAATGGTGGAGATGAGAACGAGGAGATGGACGTTGGAAGGGCGGTGCATCGGGGAAGACGAAGAGGAgaggaattagggtttgagagcggCGCAGGGAAGAGGGGATGAGAAGACAAAGTGAAGTGGGGGTATATCAGGGTAAGAGGTGGGCTTAGGGTTTGGAAAGGGGCCGAGGAAGATACTTTCGGCCTGGGAGTTGGGCTTGGTCATGAGAGAATTAATGAGAATTGGGCCAACACTCCCAAGCTCGCAGATTGAAACTCCTAAAGATGTTCAAGAAAAGTTTGGCCGAACTGTGGTTGAATCATATCTACTGTGATAGGTAtgatcttcatcttttccttgAGTTTCTCTATTTTTGTGGGGAGGTGGTATGTGAGTGGTGAACATATTAATTTGAATGCACTTAAGATGTGATGCCTAATGGAGTTCACAAAGAAAGAAGGATAAGTTAACTTTCATGTCCTACTATATTGGACTTGGGGTAATTGTGCCTATTTACATGAACTTTTAGTGAATTCTGGTTTTCCACATGAACTAAATATTCCGCctccaaatacacgaacttttaatTGTTCCAATTTTTCACATGACTATCAATTTTCGGCGATCGTGGCTAGTTAAAGTGACAAATTAATATCATCGTGACAAGCTGAAGTAGCGTATAGAAATCCAAGTACCTCGTCTAGCACATCAATTGTTTAAACCATGTAGGTATTTAAGGCATCCACCTCAACATTAATTTGGGTGCAATTGATAATCGTGTGAAAAATCAGAacaattgaaagttcatgtgtTTGGAGGCAGATTTTTTAGTTTATGTGCAAAACTAGAATTggttgaaagtttgtgtatttaggcgcAACTAACCCATTGGACTTTGCAGTtgcttaaattttaattaattgcataattttcatcaaatttgcatcTTGAATTGAATAACATGGAGTAGTTTTTTCagataattaaataacacaGGTCTAGCAGATTTTTGTTGTCTCATATGAGTACTACTCTTGTTCAATCTCAGGTTTACAAAGAAACAATATTATCTGTGGATAGATTAATCTCTTGAGCATTTGGGATGCCCCAGCTGTTATTTTCTGGATCGAGGTTATATAATAGGGAAAACAAACGACGCAGTGCCGGTGGCAAAAAGATGCTAAAAGGAGAACcactttgcttttctttttgaaaTGTGGAATCAAAATTGCTGAAATTGAGGAGCATAATCAATAAAATGCTTTTAGTTTCGCATAGTGAACTATTCATACCAAAATCATTTTTCTTGATGCAGTTGCATATTTTAGTTGATTATGGTTTTAGACTTATGCTCTTTCTCTGTCTCTCATGAATTGTGTTGAGGATAGGAAATCGCATTGATATGGGCACTTAATTTGTAAGATTTAGATTCCATTCCACAGCTTCACTTGGTGTAGTTTTGTACCAGCTCttttaaatatgtatttttcCTTCGAATTATTAACTTTTAGAGTCTTCTTGATCCACTCATTGCgtgcagaaaataaatcaaagtggAGTATGAATGATATATAGACATTTCTCTTTTATAGATGTGAATGATATTTCATACTCTACGAcgtcaataaaaataaataacatttcaACTGAATTATTTCAACTTAGATAAATGAAAAACTTGATGCCATATTTGGATTCTAGCGAAAAAAGACAATAGGCAGTCTTGTGTACCACCGGGTTTGCAAATTcggtgaaagtttgtgtattttatggatattaaccctttttttatatatataatttatttattttttgatacgTACGATTACATCGGCTGAACCTCTTCGCATGTTGGTGTAATTTGCAATACAAATCTCATTGTATTTTGCAAGAGTATACCACCTAaataatattgtatatatatatatatatatatatatatatatatatatatatatgggcgcgctccagtgagaccccctatttttcgtgtaacatgagtacaatgaataagatatataatactaatgaacaaaacgtatatctaatgaacaagatgtatatactgatgaaaaataaaatttaaaaaattcgtaatgaataagacatatatactgatgaacagggccgtatatactgatgaacaatgcagtatatactgatgaataacaaaatttaaaatattctgctccctccaggattcgaaccctgcgaaaaaaaatcaccctccagatacaatatcagccataggattgataaaataaacgcaccagatcgtgccctagatcttactaaaattagggggtctcattggagcggccccctatatatatatatatatatagggaagagttcaacaagaacataaatatttgcaaagtctagagtcataatcttgttcgttagatcgattttaatcaagggctgagattaaaagctaatattagtatcccttaaattactcacatccctctctcctctctcctctctcatctctctctcacccgtccctttttccctctctctctctcgtctctcacacagaacacacacacactgaacCCACGCAGCGGCAGGCAAGCCCACCGGCGCCGGCGCCGTCTCTTACAACGCGTTCCGACCTCAGCGTGGCGCCGCCTCTtcggccgccgcctccctccgtcaTCTCTCTGTTCtccacgccaccaccaccgcctccctccgtcATCTCTCAAGTTCAGCAATCGGAAGCCGCATCTTCGACCGCCGCCCCCCTCCGTCCGATCTATGTTCTtcacaccaccaccgccaccttcgaacgccctcaagttcagagccaccgcccCCAAGTTCAGCAATCGGAAGCCGCCTCTTCgaacgccctcaagttcagccaccgccgcccaagttcaaccaccgccgccctcaagttcagccaccaccgccgccttcgaacgccccaagttcagatccaccgccgccctcaagttcagagccactGCCGCCTTCGAACTCCATCAAGTTTAGCCATCGCCGCATTCgaacgccctcaagttcagccaccgccgccgccttcgaacgccccaagttcagccaccaccgccgccttctgAACTCCGGCCGTCGCCCCCTTCTCCGTGCATTGAacattcgccggagaagaggaagggggcggcagattttgtaaataattttattgaacttatacgtataattctgtgaacttttgaatttgtggtattgaacttctgaacttatGTTGAActtgagagagaggagagaggggacgagagagagagaggagagaggtgaggggtgatgagagatagagagaggagagaggagagagaaaggagtaaattaagggatattatgaatcttaccaattttaattatattaacttctaatctcagcctttgatcaagattgatctgaCGAACCAAATTGCGACTCCATTCTCCATCTAATATTGTGTTTTCGtagaatgcaaccctatatatatatatatatatatatatatatatatatgggagggctacaataaaaatacttcttaaaatataaatataaacattttttaatgtacgaattttatccaatatGGTTACGAATTcttccaacatggttacgaattgtgaaaaataatttttttctacctttgggattcgaacccaggaccacgaattcatccaaaagggttacgaatcaaccgtagatcttgatgatctaagggctgaaaatcatttatattttatacacttaagatggtttttattctagccctcccctatatatatatatatatatatatatatatatatattatatagggtgtagttctagagagaactacattatttgtgagaacgtgagaaccatcaaatctaatgcatccactgtaaaaattaatgcacattcgctgttaaaattaatgcactcaaaaaaattaaaaaatttgctCCCTtgaggattcgaacccaggttctgcattcatccaacaagatgatgcatccaccgtagatcttgatgatcgaatggctgaaaatggttctccgttctttttttatttagtggttctttcttgaacctcgaTCAACTATATTTATGTTGACaccatccaaaaataaaataaataaataagagtgcaaaaaataatgatattataatttatattactacaattttagatgcataaatatatatttcatatcAAAAATCATGTTGCTAACTTGCTAGTCCAAATCCTCATATTtacactatttattttaaatatttaattgtttATATTGAATCAATTTGACGTGACTTTTGGGGTAAATTTTTAgaacattattatttttttagaatccATGTCCATAGCCAGGTATCGAGACACCGGCTGCAAGTCCTCTAAGGAGGCACAAGCACCGGCGCGTATGTTGCTTTCGATAGCTTGACCGCTCCTTTCCCTGCGGGGGAAGGATCGGTTAAGCAAACTGAAACAACATATGCATCAGTGTTTTGTGCCTTCTTAGAGGACTTGTCGGTATTTCGAATTCCTGACCATGAACACTGATTGTATCGCTGAAAAAGATGGTAGAGGAACAAGAGGAGATCCATCCTTTCATGTTCTATTTAGGTAATTCGAGCTCAGTCAAAAACTTTATTTTGTTGGATTGGAACTTTGAGCcctttatttttatcatttaaattaattttgtttgatttttatcTTATAGAAGGAGTAACGATGATAAAAATACCCAATCATCCATTTTATTAATCGTGCAAACTAAACGCCCCCCTAAAGTTCAATCTCACAGCTTCACATCTTCATCCCATGGCACAATTTAATTCCTCATCACATCAAACTACCATTTGACTACACGAAAGTTGGGAGTTGCCAACCTCTGCAGTTCTTGGCTGACGTTGGATGACCTAACTATAACATGAAAGGGTGGGTCCCCTTGTAATTCCTTTTGTTCCTCTACTATCTTTTTCAAAGACACAGCCATTGATTCACTGCAATCCCACAATCCAATTGATTTGAGAGTTGCTATTTCTCCAATTTCTGAAGGGAACTCCTCAAACGAATCCATAACGAAGAGAATAAGTTGCTCAAGGCGTGGCAAGCAGGAGCCCTCTAACGTCCAACATTCCATATCCTCACACCCCCACAATTTCAAGTATTTGAGGCACGGGAATTGGCCTTCAACTATTTCCCAACTGCGTGTTGCAAACTGCCCATATCTCAATTCGAGCTTCTCAAGAAGTGGTAATGAAGCTATCTTTTCCATAAT comes from Salvia miltiorrhiza cultivar Shanhuang (shh) chromosome 3, IMPLAD_Smil_shh, whole genome shotgun sequence and encodes:
- the LOC131018111 gene encoding uncharacterized protein LOC131018111; translation: MLACGNYNGVIGFAKAKAPAVPLALQKAYEKCFQNLHYVERHEDHTIAHAIQTSYKKTKVYLWPAPTQSGMKAGKTVELILNLAGYRM